Proteins encoded together in one Lutra lutra chromosome 4, mLutLut1.2, whole genome shotgun sequence window:
- the LOC125097548 gene encoding cytochrome c oxidase subunit 6B1-like, with protein MAEDIKTKIKNYQTAPFDSPFPNQNQTRNCWQNYLDFHHCEKVMTAKGGDIFMCEWYRCVYKSLCPISWVSPWDDCQAEGTFSGKI; from the coding sequence ATGGCAGAAGACATCAAGACCAAAATCAAGAACTACCAGACTGCCCCTTTTGACAGCCCCTTCCCCAACCAGAACCAGACCAGGAACTGCTGGCAGAACTACCTGGACTTCCACCACTGTGAGAAGGTAATGACTGCTAAAGGGGGCGATATCTTCATGTGTGAATGGTACCGGTGTGTGTACAAGTCCCTCTGCCCCATATCCTGGGTGTCGCCCTGGGACGATTGCCAGGCAGAAGGCACATTTTC